In Sphingobium sp. Z007, one DNA window encodes the following:
- the infB gene encoding translation initiation factor IF-2, producing MSDSKEDKPVLGRKPLGIKRTVESGQVQQQFSHGRKNTVVVEVKRRRVLGKPGETTGAAPAAAPQAEVTPAAPRPAAPAPQQTRAPQPAPARQAPPQSLMSRQELQAKLLREAEEARMTAQEDARRREDAARQAAIEEQKRRAEESRNAVETADAAPAPVEQATPEPVAEAAAPVQPSQAEAAPAAPAEQEQPAAGAPAAATPPPRRFTPVSPIKRPEPAKPERAKKGEDNRRQAGKLTVTKALADDDSARARSLAALKRAREKERRAHYAGGSKTRDKQVRDVVVPEIITVQELANRMAEKGADLVKSLFKMGQAVTLNQPIDQDTAELLVEEFGHRIQRVSDADVEIGIAGDVDAPETLKVRAPVVTIMGHVDHGKTSLLDALRGTDVVAGESGGITQHIGAYQVTTKGGDVITFLDTPGHEAFSEMRARGANVTDIVILVVAADDGLMPQTIEAINHTKAAGVPMIVAINKCDKPEANPQKVRERLLSEEIVVEDMGGDVQDVEVSALKKTGLDELIEKIVLQAEVMELTANPDRAAEGNVIEAQLDKGRGAVATVLVRKGTLKVGDTFVIGAESGKVRALINDKGQQVKSAGPSTPVEVLGLSGVPKAGDQLTVVENEARAREVAAYRQEQITLKRTASVPTNFESMFSALNTTMIEYPVVIRGDVQGSVEAIVTALNRISTDEIKVRILSAGVGAITESDVTLAAASRAPLIGFNVRPNAKARPLAVREKISLRYYDVIYDLLEEVRNEMAGQLAPERIETIVGRAEVLQVFPAGKKDKAAGLLVLDGIIRKGLNARLTRSDVIVSKTVIHSLRRFKDDVSEVRAGMECGAVLQDTNDIKAGDTLELFEVEERVRTL from the coding sequence ATGAGTGACAGCAAGGAAGACAAGCCGGTTCTGGGCCGCAAGCCGCTGGGCATCAAGCGGACCGTGGAATCCGGTCAGGTGCAGCAGCAGTTCAGCCATGGCCGCAAGAATACGGTCGTGGTGGAAGTGAAGCGGCGCCGCGTCCTGGGCAAGCCGGGTGAGACGACCGGTGCTGCGCCTGCGGCTGCGCCCCAGGCCGAGGTCACCCCGGCCGCGCCGCGCCCCGCCGCCCCTGCGCCGCAGCAGACCCGTGCGCCCCAGCCTGCGCCTGCGCGCCAGGCGCCGCCGCAAAGCCTGATGTCGCGTCAGGAATTGCAGGCCAAGCTGCTGCGCGAGGCGGAGGAAGCCCGCATGACCGCGCAGGAAGATGCGCGCCGTCGTGAGGACGCCGCGCGTCAGGCCGCCATCGAGGAACAGAAGCGCCGCGCCGAAGAAAGCCGCAACGCCGTCGAAACGGCCGATGCAGCGCCTGCGCCCGTCGAACAGGCGACGCCGGAACCTGTCGCCGAAGCCGCTGCGCCCGTGCAGCCTTCGCAGGCGGAGGCCGCGCCTGCCGCCCCTGCCGAACAGGAACAGCCCGCCGCCGGTGCGCCGGCCGCCGCCACGCCGCCGCCGCGTCGTTTCACCCCGGTCTCGCCGATCAAGCGCCCGGAACCGGCCAAGCCGGAACGCGCGAAGAAGGGCGAGGACAATCGCCGCCAAGCTGGCAAGCTGACCGTCACCAAGGCCCTGGCCGACGACGACAGCGCCCGCGCCCGCAGCCTCGCCGCGCTCAAGCGTGCGCGGGAAAAGGAACGCCGCGCCCACTATGCCGGTGGTTCCAAGACCCGCGACAAGCAGGTTCGCGACGTCGTGGTGCCGGAAATCATCACCGTGCAGGAACTGGCCAACCGTATGGCCGAAAAGGGCGCGGACCTGGTCAAGTCGCTGTTCAAGATGGGGCAGGCGGTTACGCTCAACCAGCCGATCGATCAGGATACGGCGGAGTTGCTGGTCGAGGAATTCGGCCACCGCATCCAGCGCGTGTCCGACGCCGACGTCGAAATCGGCATCGCTGGCGATGTGGATGCGCCTGAAACGCTTAAAGTCCGGGCGCCTGTCGTCACGATCATGGGCCATGTCGATCATGGCAAGACGTCGCTGCTCGACGCGTTGCGCGGGACCGATGTGGTCGCGGGCGAAAGCGGCGGTATTACCCAGCATATCGGCGCCTATCAGGTGACGACCAAGGGGGGCGACGTCATCACCTTCCTCGACACGCCGGGCCATGAAGCCTTCTCGGAAATGCGCGCCCGCGGCGCCAACGTTACCGACATCGTCATCCTGGTGGTGGCGGCCGACGACGGGCTGATGCCGCAGACGATCGAGGCGATCAATCATACCAAGGCCGCCGGCGTGCCGATGATCGTGGCAATCAACAAGTGCGACAAGCCCGAAGCGAACCCGCAAAAGGTGCGCGAGCGCCTGCTGAGCGAAGAGATCGTGGTCGAGGATATGGGCGGCGACGTTCAGGACGTTGAGGTTTCGGCGCTCAAGAAGACCGGCCTTGACGAACTGATCGAGAAAATCGTGCTCCAGGCCGAAGTCATGGAATTGACCGCCAATCCCGATCGCGCCGCCGAAGGCAATGTGATCGAGGCGCAGCTGGACAAGGGCCGTGGCGCGGTCGCCACCGTGCTGGTGCGCAAGGGCACGCTCAAGGTCGGCGATACCTTCGTCATCGGCGCGGAAAGCGGCAAGGTTCGCGCGCTGATCAACGACAAGGGGCAGCAGGTGAAGTCCGCTGGTCCCTCGACCCCGGTCGAGGTGCTGGGCCTGTCCGGCGTTCCCAAGGCGGGCGACCAGCTCACCGTCGTTGAGAATGAAGCGCGCGCCCGCGAAGTCGCGGCATATCGCCAGGAGCAGATCACGCTCAAGCGGACGGCGTCGGTGCCGACCAACTTCGAAAGCATGTTCTCTGCGCTCAACACGACCATGATCGAATATCCGGTCGTGATCCGTGGCGACGTGCAGGGGTCGGTCGAAGCCATCGTGACCGCGCTCAACCGTATTTCGACCGACGAGATCAAGGTGCGTATCCTGAGCGCCGGGGTCGGTGCGATCACCGAAAGCGACGTGACGCTGGCCGCCGCCAGCCGCGCGCCGCTGATCGGCTTCAACGTCCGTCCCAATGCCAAGGCGCGTCCGCTGGCCGTGCGGGAGAAAATCTCGCTGCGCTATTATGACGTGATCTACGACCTGCTGGAAGAAGTCCGCAACGAAATGGCGGGCCAGCTGGCCCCCGAACGCATCGAAACGATCGTGGGTCGCGCCGAAGTGTTGCAGGTGTTCCCGGCAGGCAAGAAGGACAAGGCGGCAGGTCTGCTCGTCCTCGACGGCATCATCCGCAAGGGGCTCAACGCGCGCCTCACCCGGTCCGATGTCATCGTGTCCAAGACGGTCATCCACTCGCTGCGCCGGTTCAAGGACGATGTGTCCGAAGTCCGCGCGGGCATGGAGTGCGGTGCGGTTCTCCAGGATACGAACGACATCAAGGCCGGCGACACGCTGGAACTGTTCGAAGTCGAAGAGCGCGTTCGCACGCTGTAA
- a CDS encoding glyoxalase superfamily protein, whose amino-acid sequence MLGKITPILRSFDETRARAFYCDFLGFELVFAHRFEPGLPLYMGVKLGGCELHLSEHYGDATPGSAIRIAVDDVTAYVAQLRAKNFGNARPGAPKKTDWGSLETTITDPAGNRLMFYTYLPEGQA is encoded by the coding sequence ATGCTAGGCAAGATCACGCCGATCCTCCGCAGTTTCGATGAAACCCGCGCCCGCGCCTTCTATTGTGACTTTCTGGGATTCGAGCTGGTGTTCGCGCACCGGTTCGAACCGGGCCTGCCGCTGTATATGGGCGTGAAGCTGGGTGGCTGCGAACTGCATCTGTCCGAACATTATGGCGATGCGACACCGGGATCGGCGATCCGCATCGCGGTGGACGATGTCACTGCCTATGTGGCGCAATTGCGGGCGAAAAATTTTGGCAATGCGCGGCCGGGCGCCCCTAAGAAAACAGACTGGGGCAGTTTGGAAACCACCATTACCGATCCAGCGGGAAACCGATTGATGTTTTACACCTATTTGCCGGAGGGCCAGGCATGA
- the rbfA gene encoding 30S ribosome-binding factor RbfA, which produces MSNSQEGPSVRLLRVGEQVRHVLSDILQRGDVHDDVLTKHVVSVTEVRMSPDLRHATVFIKSLLGQDEEAVLKALRTNTAYLQREVASRIALKYAAKLKFLADDSFDEGSHIDKLLRQPKVAQDLVKDEGEE; this is translated from the coding sequence ATGAGCAATTCTCAGGAAGGCCCGTCCGTCCGTTTGCTCCGCGTGGGCGAACAGGTGCGGCATGTCCTGTCCGACATCCTCCAGCGCGGCGACGTGCATGACGATGTGCTGACCAAACATGTCGTGAGCGTCACCGAAGTGCGCATGTCGCCCGACCTGCGCCACGCCACCGTCTTCATCAAGTCGCTGTTGGGCCAGGATGAGGAAGCGGTGCTCAAGGCGCTGCGCACCAATACCGCCTATCTGCAACGCGAGGTCGCCAGCCGCATCGCGCTGAAATATGCCGCGAAGCTGAAATTCCTGGCCGACGACAGTTTCGACGAAGGCAGCCATATCGACAAGCTGCTGCGCCAGCCCAAGGTAGCGCAGGATCTGGTGAAGGACGAGGGCGAGGAATAA
- a CDS encoding AbrB/MazE/SpoVT family DNA-binding domain-containing protein: MSHSSDIKLIVNRDNRVTLPAALRRKLGLRPGDAVELVVRDGGLIILPVTRTPISDPLNGTVRDA, from the coding sequence ATGTCGCATAGTTCCGACATAAAGCTGATCGTCAATCGCGATAACCGGGTAACGTTGCCAGCCGCGCTTCGCCGAAAGCTGGGTTTGCGGCCGGGGGACGCGGTAGAACTGGTTGTGCGTGATGGCGGCCTTATTATTCTCCCGGTAACGCGGACGCCCATCTCGGACCCGCTAAACGGAACGGTTCGGGACGCATAG
- a CDS encoding S9 family peptidase — translation MLAGSGSAFAKDPVIHPAVIADPKPDAAYPAGMSAFVIPTQDGAMNAVLYTAAGAGIHPTLLLLHGFPGNEQNLDLAQAVRRAGWHVLTLHYRGSWGSPGTFSFGNASEDAFTALQYLQQPSIVARYRIDTSAIVVAGHSMGGFMAADAAAADPRVAGLFLIDPWDPAQTVTALATPEGEAAWKAEVASDLPPLNGATYEGLTGEIKADGQKFDLGRRLAGYGRRPLTLLGAEKGIGAMARKAAADAQGANPSARLMVWPTDHSFSDSRIALADALVRFLAGVAPTIR, via the coding sequence ATGCTTGCCGGGTCCGGCTCCGCCTTCGCCAAAGACCCTGTGATCCATCCCGCCGTCATCGCCGATCCCAAGCCGGACGCGGCCTATCCCGCCGGCATGAGCGCGTTCGTCATTCCAACGCAGGACGGGGCGATGAACGCGGTTCTCTATACCGCCGCGGGGGCGGGCATCCATCCAACGCTGTTGTTGCTCCACGGCTTTCCCGGTAACGAGCAGAATCTGGACCTGGCCCAGGCCGTGCGCCGCGCCGGGTGGCATGTGCTCACGCTCCATTATCGCGGCAGTTGGGGCAGCCCCGGCACCTTTTCCTTCGGCAACGCGTCGGAAGACGCCTTCACCGCGCTCCAATATCTCCAGCAGCCTTCGATCGTCGCCAGATATCGCATCGATACCAGTGCGATCGTGGTGGCCGGGCATAGCATGGGCGGCTTCATGGCTGCTGACGCCGCGGCCGCCGACCCGCGCGTCGCTGGACTGTTTCTGATCGATCCCTGGGACCCGGCGCAGACGGTCACGGCGCTGGCCACGCCGGAGGGCGAGGCGGCGTGGAAGGCCGAAGTGGCCAGCGACCTGCCGCCGCTAAATGGGGCGACCTATGAGGGGCTGACCGGCGAGATCAAGGCGGACGGGCAGAAGTTCGACCTGGGCCGCCGCCTGGCTGGCTATGGCCGCCGTCCGCTGACGCTGCTCGGCGCGGAAAAGGGAATCGGCGCCATGGCGCGCAAGGCCGCCGCCGATGCGCAGGGCGCCAATCCATCCGCCCGTCTGATGGTCTGGCCGACCGATCACAGTTTTTCTGACAGCCGCATCGCGCTGGCTGACGCGCTGGTCCGTTTCCTGGCTGGCGTCGCGCCGACGATCCGGTAG
- a CDS encoding thymidine kinase produces MAKLYFYYSSMNAGKSTTLLQSDFNYRERGMETMLWTAALDDRYGRGRIVSRIGLEALAALFDPQVDIFAAIAAQHDATPLSCVLLDEAQFLTQAQVWQLGGVCDRLGIPVLCYGIRTDFQGQLFPGSAALLGLADALTEIKTVCDCGRKATMNLRVDADGRPIQHGAQTQIGGNDRYVALCRRHFVEQMQG; encoded by the coding sequence ATGGCGAAGCTCTATTTCTACTACAGCTCGATGAATGCGGGGAAATCGACCACCCTGTTGCAGTCCGACTTCAACTATCGCGAACGCGGCATGGAAACCATGCTGTGGACCGCCGCGCTCGACGATCGCTATGGTCGGGGGCGGATCGTGTCGCGGATCGGGCTGGAGGCGCTTGCCGCTCTGTTTGACCCTCAGGTCGATATCTTCGCCGCCATCGCGGCCCAGCATGACGCGACGCCGCTGTCCTGCGTGCTGCTGGACGAGGCGCAGTTCCTGACGCAGGCGCAGGTGTGGCAGTTGGGCGGCGTGTGCGACCGGCTGGGCATCCCGGTGCTCTGCTACGGCATCCGCACCGATTTTCAGGGCCAGCTTTTCCCCGGCAGCGCCGCGCTGCTGGGGCTGGCCGACGCGCTGACCGAGATCAAGACGGTGTGCGATTGCGGGCGCAAGGCGACGATGAACCTGCGCGTCGATGCGGACGGACGGCCGATCCAGCATGGCGCGCAGACGCAGATTGGCGGCAACGATCGTTATGTGGCGCTGTGCCGCCGTCATTTCGTGGAGCAGATGCAGGGCTGA